The following coding sequences are from one Lolium rigidum isolate FL_2022 chromosome 6, APGP_CSIRO_Lrig_0.1, whole genome shotgun sequence window:
- the LOC124660291 gene encoding nodal modulator 1-like, which produces MDPRLPALLLLLLSLATFSAASDEIHGCGGFVEASSGLAKSRKASDSKLDYSDITVELCTVDGLVKESTQCAPNGYYFIPVYDKGSFVVRVKGPKGWSWKPETVPVVIDQNGCNGNADINFQFTGFTISGRIVGAVGARSCSKDGGPSGVKVDLLSDSDELVASALTSSTGGYSFVNIIPGSYKLRASHPDYEIEMRGSSEADLRFGNAVVDDVFFVSGYNIHGSVVAQGNPILGVHLYLYSNDVKEVPCSQGLIGAPREGALCHAVSGADGKFSFRSIPCGNYELLPYYKGENTVFEVSPSSLPVSVEHSHMTIPEKFQVTGFSVGGRVVDGYGAGIEGANVIIDGQLRAVTDNLGYYRLDQVTSKKYTIVAEKDHYKFNSLENFMILPNMASIDDIKSVRYDVCGVVRTVTPNSKAMVTLTHGPENVKPQRKMVSENGRFCFEVPTGEYRLSALPVDSEGFSSLMFSPGHIDVNVKSPLLDVEFSQSQVNVYGTVLCKEKCSENILLSLVRIAGGIEHEKKTTSLEQGDANFVFTKVFPGKYRLEVKHFSSEAPANDNWCWDQNTLDVDVGNDDVLDIVFVQKGYWIELVSTHDTEAYIHQPDSSKLDLFIKKGPQRICIETPGQHELHLVNPCISFGSSSIVFDTRNPMPVHISARKYLVRGEIHVDISSPLEEIDLSEDIVVDAFKSDDESSIEKISTIPVLGKSHQNGITAFEYSTWTDLGENFIFVPRDSSTGRKKILFYPSRQQFSVSTNGCQDTVPSITAKTGLYLEGSVSPATSDVDIKILAAGNSKFAALKNGDIAAETKTNSKGSFFAGPLYDDIGYEVEASKVGYHLKKTGPYSFSCQKLGQILARVYGEKVTEMLPSVLLSLSGEGGYRNNSVSGSGGTFSFANLFPGSFYLRPLLKEYKFTPSTVAIDLNSGESREVEFRATRVAYSAMGSVTLLTGQPKEGVFIEARSESRGYYEEATTDYFGRFRLRGLVPGSTYSVRVAAKDSIRLAAVERASPEFVSIDVGQEDISGISFVVFEQPETTILSGHVEGDGIDVLQPHLSVEIRSAVDPSRIVSVVPVPLSYYFEVRNLPKGKHLVQLRSGLPSHTHIFESELVEVDLEKQPQIHVGPVKYKTEERHHKQELTPAPVFPLIVGVSVVALVISMPRLKDLYQSAVGMTSLSSGSAGSRKEPRKTGLRKRA; this is translated from the exons ATGGATCCCCGCCTCCCcgccctcctccttctcctcctctccctcgccaccttctccgccgcctccgacGAGATCCACGGATGCGGCGGCTTCGTCGAA GCGAGCTCGGGCTTGGCCAAGTCCAGGAAGGCGTCCGACTCCAAGCTGGACTACTCCGACATCACG GTTGAGCTGTGTACCGTCGATGGTTTGGTGAAGGAAAGCACTCAGTGTGCTCCTAATGGCTACTATTTCATTCCAGTATATGACAAG GGTTCATTTGTGGTCAGAGTTAAGGGGCCTAAGGGATGGTCATGGAAGCCTGAAACG GTTCCTGTTGTCATCGACCAAAATGGATGCAATGGAAATGCAGACATAAACTTTCAGTTCACTGG GTTTACAATATCTGGTAGAATAGTGGGAGCTGTTGGTGCTAGGAGCTGTTCAAAAGATGGAGGTCCTTCTGGTGTGAAAGTTGATCTGTTGTCAGATTCAGATGAATTAGTTGCATCTGCTTTAACATCATCAACAGGAGGATATTCGTTTGTGAACATAATTCCTG GAAGCTACAAATTGCGTGCTTCTCATCCTGATTATGAAATTGAGATGAGAGGTTCATCTGAG GCCGACTTGCGATTTGGAAATGCTGTTGTAGATGATGTTTTCTTTGTatctggatacaatattcatggcTCTGTAGTAGCACAG GGAAATCCAATCTTGGGAGTTCACCTGTATTTATATTCAAATGACGTAAAGGAGGTTCCTTGCTCACAAGGTTTGATTGGTGCACCCAGGGAAGGTGCTCTTTGCCATGCAGTATCTGGTGCGGACGGGAAGTTCTCATTTAGATCAATACCCTGTG GTAACTATGAGCTGTTGCCATATTACAAAGGGGAAAACACTGTTTTTGAAGTCTCACCTTCTTCACTGCCTGTTTCTGTTGAACATAGTCACATGACGATCCCTGAAAAGTTCCAG GTTACTGGGTTTTCTGTTGGTGGGCGTGTTGTTGATGGCTATGGTGCTGGCATCGAAGGTGCCAATGTCATAATTGATGGTCAGTTGAGAGCTGTTACAGATAATCTTGGGTATTACAGACTTGATCAG GTTACATCCAAGAAGTATACCATAGTTGCCGAGAAGGATCATTATAAGTTCAACAGTTTGGAGAACTTCATG ATTCTACCAAACATGGCAAGCATTGATGATATCAAATCAGTTCGATATGATGTATGTGGTGTTGTCCGAACTGTAACTCCAAATTCCAAAGCAATG GTAACTTTAACACACGGACCTGAAAATGTAAAGCCTCAGAGGAAAATGGTGAGCGAGAATGGAAGGTTTTGCTTTGAG gtTCCTACTGGCGAATACCGGTTATCTGCATTACCTGTAGATTCTGAAGGTTTTTCCAGCCTTATGTTTTCACCAGGACATATTGATGTCAACGTGAAGAGCCCGTTGCTTGATGTAGAGTTCTCTCAG TCACAAGTCAATGTTTATGGTACGGTCCTCTGCAAAGAGAAGTGCAGCGAAAATATTCTGCTCTCGCTTGTTAGAATAGCTGGGGGTATCGAACATGAAAAGAAGACAACCAGTTTGGAGCAAGGTGATGCTAATTTTGTGTTCACAAAAGTATTTCCTGGAAAATATCGTCTAGAG GTGAAGCATTTTTCATCCGAGGCACCTGCAAACGATAATTGGTGCTGGGACCAGAATACCTTGGATGTAGATGTTGGCAATGATGATGTGCTAGACATTGTATTTGTACAAAAGGGCTACTGGATAGAGCTAGTCTCAACCCATGACACTGAAGCATACATTCATCAGCCAGACTCTTCTAAACTTGACTTATTCATAAAG AAAGGGCCACAAAGAATTTGCATAGAAACTCCTGGGCAACATGAGCTTCATTTAGTTAATCCTTGCATTTCCTTTGGGAGCTCATCCATTGTGTTTGATACACGGAATCCAATG CCGGTTCATATCAGTGCAAGGAAGTATCTAGTAAGAGGTGAAATCCATGTGGACATAAGCTCTCCTCTGGAAGAAATTGATCTATCAGAagatattgttgttgatgccttTAAGAGTGATGATGAGAGTTCCATTGAGAAAATCTCTACTATACCTGTACTTGGAAAGAGCCATCAAAATGGCATTACTGCCTTTGAGTACTCTACTTGGACTGATCTTGGGGAAAACTTCATCTTTGTCCCTCGTGATTCTAG CACTGGAAGGAAAAAGATCCTATTTTATCCATCACGGCAGCAG TTTTCAGTGTCAACGAATGGATGCCAAGATACTGTTCCTTCTATCACTGCTAAAACGGGTCTATACCTTGAAGGATCAGTTTCACCTGCAACTTCTGATGTTGACATCAAGATTCTAGCAGCAGGAAATAGCAAGTTTGCAGCGCTAAAGAATGGTGATATAGCAGCAGAGACAAAGACAAATTCCAAAGGATCATTCTTTGCAGGTCCTTTATATGATGATATAGGATATGAAGTTGAAGCTTCAAAG GTTGGTTATCATCTCAAGAAAACTGGCCCATACAGCTTTTCTTGCCAGAAACTTGGTCAAATATTAGCACGTGTTTATGGTGAAAAAGTTACAGAGATGTTACCATCAGTATTGTTATCCTTGAGTGGCGAAGGAGGTTACAGAAATAACTCAGTTAGTGGTTCTGGTGGAACTTTCAGCTTTGCCAACTTATTCCCTGGAAGTTTCTATCTACGTCCTCTTCTTAAG GAATATAAATTTACTCCATCAACTGTTGCTATTGATCTTAATTCTGGGGAGTCTAGAGAGGTTGAGTTCCGTGCAACCCGTGTTGCCTACAG TGCCATGGGTTCTGTAACACTGTTAACTGGCCAACCAAAGGAAGGCGTTTTTATTGAAGCTAGATCGGAATCAAGAGGTTATTATGAGGAAGCTACCACAGATTACTTTGGAAGGTTCCGTCTTAGAGGACTCGTGCCTGGCTCAACTTACTCAGTAAGAGTGGCTGCAAAAGATAGTATTAGGTTGGCAGCAGTTGAACGTGCTTCACCAGAATTTGTATCGATTGAT GTTGGTCAGGAGGACATCTCTGGTATTAGTTTTGTGGTTTTTGAACAACCAGAAACAACAATTTTGAGTGGTCACGTGGAAGGAGATGGCATTGATGTGTTGCAGCCACATCTATCTGTTGAAATTAGATCAGCTGTTGACCCCTCTAGAATAGTATCTGTAGTTCCTGTCCCTCTTTCATACTACTTTGAAGTACGAAATTTGCCCAAAGGCAAGCATCTTGTTCAGCTTCGGTCTGGCCTTCCATCACATACACATATATTTGAATCGGAGTTGGTTGAAGTTGACCTGGAAAAGCAACCTCAGATTCATGTTGGTCCTGTTAAATATAAAACTGAAGAACGCCATCACAAGCAG GAACTGACCCCAGCCCCAGTGTTTCCTCTTATCGTTGGAGTTTCTGTTGTTGCACTCGTGATCAGTATGCCAAG GTTGAAGGACTTGTACCAAAGCGCTGTAGGAATGACTTCCCTAAGTTCAGGAAGCGCGGGGAGCAGAAAGGAACCACGGAAGACAGGTTTGAGAAAGAGAGCGTGA